tttttacttactTTGAACGTTGATCACGGACCAATAGTAACGAAATAATGTTGACCGTACGATAGAAAACTAACAAACAATCGCAAGCGTTCGTTTTCAATGGCGAATTTAAAACGGTAAATATGGATTTTCCTTTATAGGTTTTATTTCAAAGCTAAATTAAGACTGCTGTTTCTTGTTGTTGTTCTTTCCTTCTCATTCTGGCTTCTTTTCTTTGTCTCTCTCCGGGGGTATTGTTGCTCTTTGATGGTTAATTAACCAGAAACCAGAAGACTAATTGAAAGATAGATAGGGTGGGCGAAAGGCGTGAACCTGAagaagaatttgattttttttttaatgatgatAATGATTGAGAAATGAAGAgtgatttttcattttagaagCTGATAAATGTTGGTTGAACATTCTTGTCAAATAAGGTGATACTTtggaaaaaatcttcatttatgttggttttttctttgttgttgttgttttgaagCTAAACtgataaaattttccatttcgCAGAGAAATTTCCATGTGGTGGATTGTATGAAAAAACCCTGTTTCGTAGAAAGGGGGAAAACCCCATTTGAGAGTATGCAGAGAACAttcatttgataaaaagaaagttttttgtttgtttttctttgggtttttattttgggtGTTAGTGTTTGATAATGTCTTCTAATACTCCATCAGAGATGCAAGAACCGAGCATCGATACGGATAAGTTGAGTTATGAAATCTTTTCTATACTGGAAAGCAAATTTTTGTTTGGGTACGATGACAATCAGAAGCTATGGATTCCCAAACCGATCTCTCCCCCGGCTTCGGAACCGATGGTTCAACCGGGTGACGAGAATTCCTTCCCAGCTATAAAGAACCAGAGGGGTAAAATCTGTATTTTGAGTATTGATAGCGGTGGCATGAAAGGAATTCTTTGCGGGAAAGCGTTGGCTTATCTTGAAAAAGCCTTGAAATCCAAGTCGGGTAATCCAAACGCTCGAGTCGCCGATTATTTCGACGTCGCCGCGGGTTCAAGTGTTGGTGGTATCTTCACCGCCATGCTTTTTGCCACCAGAGATAACAACCAACCGATTTTCACCGCCGAGGAGACGTGGCGGTTCCTTGCTGATAATGGGAAGAGGATCTACCGGTCGGGTGCTGTTAAAAACGGCGGTATTCTAAAGAAGATTTTGAAAAACGGTTCGACCGGGTCAAGTTCGAACGGTATGGAGAAGGCCATGAAGGAGGCTTTCACGGCGGGTAGAAGGAGTTTGACGTTGAAAGATACACTAAAGCCGGTTTTGATTCCGTGTTATGATCTTTCCAGTACGGCGCCTTTTTTGTTTTCGAGGGCCGATGCTTTGGAGACGGATAGTTTCGACTTTCCATTATGGGAGGTTTGTCGGGCAACCTCTGCTGAACCGGGCTTATCCGGGCCGGTATTGATGCAATCCGTTGACGGTCAAACCAAGTGTGTGGCGGTCGATGGTGGGTTGGCAATGAGCAACCCGACCGTTGCAGCCATTACGCATGTGTTACATAATAAACAGGAGTTTCCTTTCGTTAGAGGGGTTGAGGATCTGTTGGTGCTGTCATTGGGGACGGGTCAGCTCCTTGAGGTTAGCTATGAATATGAGCAAGTCAAGACTTGGAGGCTCAAGGATTGGGCTAAACCGATGGCTCGTATATCCGGTGACGGTTCAGCCGACTCGGTGGATCAAACCGTCGCCATGGCCTTTCAACAATGCAGAAGCAGTAATTACGTAAGAATTCAGGTAACATATTTCATGGACACTCAACATGTTGGATGTTTTGTTTGTGTTATAAGATTCAGGTATAAGATTTTGATGATAGAATGCAGACAATTGAAATATTTGTGACTGACTGTCTTTAACAAGTTGTGTTATTTGTCATTGGCAATGCAAAAGGGACAATGAAAGACAGGCTGGTAGGAGTTAAGGGTCTTGTCTTTTGCAGAGTGGCATTCTAGAATAAGGGACAATGGGGTCATTGATGCTTTGGGGTTTTcccaaatatttcttttttaattgctGTTTTAGTAGTGTATGGTTGAGGGCATTGAAATCTATGCCTAATTTTGGCCTATGGGTAAAATATGATATGATGCCTCAGCCTTTGATAGGTGCCGCTTGGTTTCACTAGCACGGTGGATGTGGGTGGCACATGATGACTTTTGCAACTCCTAGAAGCAAGACCAATTCATGGTGTTTGCTTcaactttatttcttttggtCAAAATTGTCAGTTTTCCTTTGGTTCTTTTGGTCAAAGAGGATTCCTTCACGTAATTCAATGGTCTTCAAGTTCTTGAATACCATGGGAATGTTTTTAGGTGTTTTTAAAAACAACTTTCAGTTGATGCTGTGAGGGATATCTTGCCTTGGTAACGAGTGTGGGACATCATTGAGTAAGCAATTCCTTATCCATGTCCATATATTAGGTAAAGGGTGTCAAAGAGGATTCCTTTTATAATCAGTTTAGCTTTTTTTTATTAGGCTTATTATAGTAATGCTTTCTCTCTCCCGTTTGGTAGTTATGAATCACAATTTGTCTCATGAAAGTCCTCATTTTCATCGACTCTGTCCAATAAATTTACCGAGATAGGATGCTGTATCTGATACTCAATCCGAGTATGGTGCCGGTCTTTTAGGGTAGAATACATGCAGCTACTCATTAAACCAAATACTTGTGTGCAGGAGTATTTAGAGGTCATCTCATTGCACGTTGCTCTA
The sequence above is a segment of the Gossypium raimondii isolate GPD5lz chromosome 4, ASM2569854v1, whole genome shotgun sequence genome. Coding sequences within it:
- the LOC105780136 gene encoding patatin-like protein 6, which codes for MSSNTPSEMQEPSIDTDKLSYEIFSILESKFLFGYDDNQKLWIPKPISPPASEPMVQPGDENSFPAIKNQRGKICILSIDSGGMKGILCGKALAYLEKALKSKSGNPNARVADYFDVAAGSSVGGIFTAMLFATRDNNQPIFTAEETWRFLADNGKRIYRSGAVKNGGILKKILKNGSTGSSSNGMEKAMKEAFTAGRRSLTLKDTLKPVLIPCYDLSSTAPFLFSRADALETDSFDFPLWEVCRATSAEPGLSGPVLMQSVDGQTKCVAVDGGLAMSNPTVAAITHVLHNKQEFPFVRGVEDLLVLSLGTGQLLEVSYEYEQVKTWRLKDWAKPMARISGDGSADSVDQTVAMAFQQCRSSNYVRIQANGSGLGRCGPNVDTDPSPSNVKLLMEIGEEMLKQKNVESILFGGKRISEESNMEKLDWFAGELVLEHQRRSCRIAPTVAFKQPSPKIN